A stretch of Schistocerca cancellata isolate TAMUIC-IGC-003103 chromosome 3, iqSchCanc2.1, whole genome shotgun sequence DNA encodes these proteins:
- the LOC126175373 gene encoding uncharacterized protein LOC126175373 — MLLFRIIEILCFAAVLSADNTPLTTKKPNSLQQDASKTDVHDITGLFEPNAKSVNGSKQNFEHRPIALEGGSSVIANDTIVSESNRPKELVQKTISEQTLFDNGTGVTTNHSNNFHEAIQTEGGLLEIPVSTAAAGETTKLVPSEATDFIKDSFPLNVGEVSDHPSVVPRKGVSPKIVPRKGAEPYEPFVDLDDNTEMKSACNCCETLSSEQNIGNYTADPRCVSCCNTTGSKKSSTSTTGLKNDTTGFKSTGNSSNHDDFKIANNSVNSTDFKSEAALNESNSRDVYRAYPPLKKKSKPLVTSDTDIEMKQQKSPQSSSSEKSDFVIPVVLLILAVPVVVVLAMLFYRKGTEFWERRHYSKMDFLIDGMYNE, encoded by the coding sequence ATGTTACTGTTTCGTATTATTGAAATTTTGTGCTTCGCTGCAGTGCTCTCGGCCGATAATACTCCACTAACAACAAAGAAGCCCAACAGTTTGCAACAGGATGCATCTAAAACAGATGTGCACGATATAACTGGGCTTTTTGAGCCCAATGCAAAATCTGTAAATGGCTCTAAACAAAACTTTGAACATCGTCCGATTGCCTTAGAAGGAGGTTCTTCTGTGATTGCCAACGATACAATAGTTTCAGAATCGAATAGACCGAAGGAATtggttcaaaaaaccatttcagaaCAAACTTTGTTTGACAATGGTACTGGTGTAACTACAAATCATTCTAATAATTTCCATGAAGCTATTCAAACCGAAGGTGGATTACTGGAGATACCTGTAAGTACAGCAGCAGCTGGCGAAACCACCAAACTGGTACCGAGTGAAGCAACTGATTTTATCAAAGATTCTTTCCCGTTAAATGTGGGAGAAGTAAGTGATCATCCATCTGTGGTACCAAGAAAGGGCGTCTCGCCAAAAATTGTGCCGAGAAAAGGAGCAGAGCCGTATGAACCATTTGTTGACCTCGATGACAACACAGAAATGAAATCGGCATGCAACTGTTGTGAAACGCTCAGTTCTGAACAAAACATTGGAAATTATACAGCAGACCCGAGATGTGTTTCATGTTGTAACACAACAGGCAGTAAAAAGTCAAGTACTTCAACCACAGGATTAAAAAATGACACTACAGGGTTCAAAAGTACAGGTAACAGCAGTAACCATGATGATTTCAAAATTGCCAATAATAGCGTTAACTCTACAGATTTCAAAAGCGAAGCAGCGCTAAACGAGTCCAATTCACGTGATGTGTATAGAGCTTaccctcctctgaagaaaaagtccaAGCCACTTGTTACTTCAGATACTGACATtgaaatgaaacaacaaaaaaGTCCACAGTCTTCAAGTTCAGAGAAAAGCGACTTTGTAATACCTGTGGTTTTGTTAATTTTAGCAGTACCTGTAGTAGTCGTCCTAGCAATGCTTTTTTACAGAAAAGGAACAGAATTTTGGGAACGAAGGCATTATAGTAAAATGGACTTTCTTATTGATGGAATGTACAATGAGTAA